A genomic stretch from Marinimicrobium sp. C6131 includes:
- a CDS encoding glycosyl hydrolase has protein sequence MAHRWWGNITFFGAHAVDDPDGPGHITPDPWMARITERGMRLMGIPVGLRVQEKGVTYPVPEPLSEVFDGIAVANSQFDRLDAYVRDYSDGSVSLEWRSGHRPVMSATFVQGSPYVYLSVFRGDLQVRTLEADGQRKGIFYQQGNTLGLWTDVAGNRNHFLLTGHGETEFSGVQGSEITAASRNSHFTLTWLPAGETDPSAAMIEDFITHARQPVDEVRVDYRVDPGDYRVTVSHQYRYRGEPVKTLAGLQPLQWKNSKQVLTDYRARSARGVIRFAETGGFDYQLSFVGVLPGLPSGLGSYEGGRLRALVHDFMTRDPQDWNRATDTYFAGKNYGKVAELALLAREEGLESEANRLIDWLKSELEDWFTADPAEQARYFVYDDRWNTVLGVHESFGTHQALNDHHFHYGYFVRAAAEICRVDPGWCAKDRWGPMVELLIRDYAAGRDDPQFPYLRHFDPALGFSWASGAANYLLGNNNESTSEAATAYGAMVLYGLVTEQPELVERGVYLHASTAAAFWEYWNDINGYRERPETYRNFPDAYDKLTTSIVWGAGHVFTTWFSEAHAHILGIQGLPLSPLVFHLGQHPGYLADYVALGLSESTNGKPSGLEEGHWRDIWWNIWAMTDAEASLGDMAETGFEYTPEEGETRAHTYQWVHAWTELGHLRSGAGQVTADYPAAVVFGSDTQTTYLAYNFGDTERIVSFSDGVRLKVAPGTFGIRKVPSRGG, from the coding sequence ATGGCCCATCGCTGGTGGGGCAACATCACGTTCTTTGGTGCTCATGCGGTGGATGACCCCGACGGCCCCGGGCATATTACTCCGGACCCGTGGATGGCAAGAATTACTGAGCGCGGGATGCGCCTGATGGGAATACCCGTCGGTCTGCGTGTTCAGGAGAAGGGCGTCACCTACCCGGTGCCTGAGCCTCTGAGCGAGGTGTTCGATGGTATTGCCGTTGCCAATAGCCAGTTTGATCGCCTGGATGCCTATGTCAGGGACTACAGTGACGGCAGTGTTTCACTGGAGTGGCGCAGTGGTCACCGGCCGGTGATGTCGGCGACCTTTGTGCAAGGCTCCCCCTATGTCTACCTCAGCGTGTTCCGTGGCGATTTGCAGGTGCGAACCCTGGAGGCGGACGGTCAGCGAAAAGGCATCTTCTACCAACAGGGCAATACGCTGGGGCTCTGGACCGATGTGGCGGGCAACAGGAACCACTTTTTACTGACAGGGCATGGGGAGACGGAGTTCTCCGGAGTCCAGGGTTCGGAGATCACCGCCGCCAGTCGCAATAGCCACTTTACGTTGACCTGGCTCCCGGCGGGAGAGACTGATCCGTCGGCCGCCATGATAGAGGATTTTATCACCCATGCCCGGCAACCCGTGGACGAGGTTCGCGTGGACTACCGGGTCGATCCGGGCGATTACCGGGTGACGGTGTCCCACCAGTACCGCTATCGTGGCGAGCCGGTGAAGACCCTGGCCGGACTTCAGCCATTGCAATGGAAAAACAGTAAGCAAGTGCTTACCGACTATCGGGCACGCAGTGCCCGTGGCGTCATACGGTTTGCGGAAACCGGCGGCTTTGACTATCAGTTGTCTTTTGTAGGCGTGCTCCCGGGGCTTCCTTCCGGGCTCGGGAGCTATGAGGGCGGGCGCCTGCGGGCACTGGTGCATGACTTTATGACTCGGGACCCGCAGGACTGGAACCGGGCGACCGATACCTATTTTGCGGGAAAGAATTACGGCAAGGTGGCCGAGCTGGCTCTGTTGGCTCGGGAGGAGGGGCTTGAGTCAGAGGCCAATCGGTTGATCGACTGGCTGAAATCCGAGCTGGAGGACTGGTTTACCGCCGATCCCGCCGAGCAGGCCCGGTATTTTGTCTATGACGACCGCTGGAACACGGTGCTGGGGGTACACGAGTCGTTTGGCACCCACCAGGCCCTGAACGATCACCACTTTCACTACGGCTACTTTGTCCGCGCCGCGGCGGAAATCTGTCGGGTGGACCCGGGCTGGTGCGCCAAAGACCGCTGGGGGCCGATGGTTGAGCTCCTGATCCGGGACTATGCTGCGGGCCGCGATGATCCGCAGTTTCCTTATCTGCGCCATTTTGACCCCGCTCTGGGCTTTTCCTGGGCCTCAGGGGCCGCCAATTACCTGTTGGGCAACAATAACGAATCGACCTCCGAGGCGGCTACCGCCTACGGTGCCATGGTGTTGTACGGCCTGGTGACCGAACAGCCCGAGCTGGTGGAGCGGGGCGTTTACCTGCATGCCTCCACGGCGGCCGCTTTCTGGGAATACTGGAATGACATTAACGGCTATCGCGAGCGCCCGGAGACCTACCGAAACTTCCCCGATGCCTACGACAAACTCACCACCTCCATTGTCTGGGGAGCCGGGCATGTGTTTACCACCTGGTTCAGCGAGGCGCACGCCCACATTCTGGGCATTCAGGGGTTGCCCCTCAGTCCACTGGTGTTCCATCTCGGGCAGCATCCGGGCTACCTGGCTGACTATGTGGCGCTGGGCTTGAGTGAATCCACCAATGGTAAACCCTCCGGACTGGAAGAGGGGCACTGGCGGGATATCTGGTGGAATATCTGGGCCATGACCGACGCCGAGGCGTCATTGGGGGATATGGCCGAGACCGGTTTTGAATATACGCCGGAAGAGGGTGAGACCCGAGCCCATACTTATCAGTGGGTGCACGCCTGGACGGAGCTGGGTCATCTGCGTTCCGGGGCCGGGCAGGTGACCGCCGATTATCCGGCCGCTGTGGTCTTTGGGTCGGACACCCAGACCACCTATCTGGCTTATAACTTTGGTGATACGGAGCGGATCGTAAGCTTCTCGGACGGGGTTCGGCTGAAGGTCGCTCCGGGGACGTTCGGAATCCGGAAAGTGCCGTCGCGCGGGGGCTGA